ATAGGCTtgcctcttcccccttctctcttttttatctattacacacacacacacacacacacacacacacacacacacacacacacacacacccagagcattgctcagttctggtttaagtGGTGcggggggaattaaacctggaactctgaagtctcaggcaggacagtctctttgcataaccatactaTCTAACCTCGTACTGAAATAATTAATCTagggaggaatgaagggaggaaggTTTCAGGTGCCATGAAATCTCAGGTCTACAGGGGAACAAAGAAGTGATTTAATCCgtcattattctttatttattgctttcTATACTATATTTTTTTCAGTGAAACCCTCAAATAACATCCTATGTGGAATTCTAATGTATAAAAGAGGAATAAAGGGGCACTCTCTCCTAGGGGGGCTGCTGAGGGCAGCAGGGCCCTGAGGAGCCCAGTAGGGAGCTGGCTTCTGGTCTGATGCTCTTCATTTGATAAATGTGCCAATACTTGACCACTGGATAACTCAGGAGCAATAGGCGCCAACCCCGTGCACAGTGGAAATTCAAGTATGACTTCTGATTCCTCAAAAACTCTACAAGTAACCTGCTGCTGACCAGAAGCCCTAACAATTATCACACtccccccatccctgtccccataCCTTGCACCTGCTGGATTCTACTGCTCCTAGCAGATGGTTTTCCCCCTTTCAGTTTCATAcataaaaagacagaaatgagagagtcgggcggtagcgcagcgggttaagtgcacatggcgcaaagcacaaggaccagcataaagatcccaattcgagcccccagctccccacctgcagagggatcgcttcacaggcaatgaagcaggtctgcaggtgtctttctcccaccctttctgtctccccctcctctctccatttctctctgtcctatacaacaatgatgacatcaataacaataataaccacaacaataaaacaagggcaacaaaaggggaaaagatggcctctgggagcagtggtttcatggtgcaggcactgaggcccagcaataaccctgggggcaaaaaaagaaagaaagaaagaaaatcatagaAAAATCAGATCTGTGGTCAGGCTCAGTaggcagagtacaggacttgtacATGTGAGACCCCAGGTTTGCTCCCCAATGCCACATATGCCAGGATCCTTGACCTCTCCCATAAACAGACACTttattaaagattatttatttattaacatcagatagagaaccacagcatcattctgacatatgatatcagggattgaacttgggacctcatgtgtgtgtttgtttgtttgtttgtttgttttccacctccagggttattgctggggcttgatgcctgtatcacaaatccactgctcctggaggcttattttttttaacccttttgttgctcttgttgtttatggttgttgttgttgttattattgttgttattgatgtcgttgttgttggataggacagagagaaggggaagacagagaggaggaaagatatacacctgcagacctgttttaccgcttgtgaagtgaacccctgcaggtggggtgccgggggctcgaaccgggatccttacacaggttttgcgcttggcgccatgtgcacttaacccactgcgccaccgcccaacccctgggATATCATGTTTTTAAGTTCCAGTGCTctaaccactgtaccaccttctgggtgctcagctctgatggtgctgggggttgaaactGGGGCTTCTGATGCATCAATGGTGCTATTTCCTTGGCTCCCTTCTGATACATAAATCTtttaacaaaatggaaataataataaaaatcaataataataataattagggtTGAGACAGAAGAAACTAAGGGAGAGGATTTCTTCGGAAGATAGTTGGGCTGGAGTGTGCCCCCAagagtgtgtctctctccctctctctacaggTGAGGAGAGGGGGTAAGCCAAGTGACagggtcttttattattattttacaattaTCAGATAGTTTTATTCATATATAGAACATAAATAACTTGTGCAAGTGAATAACAAAACAACTAAAATCACTGCCTGTGggacatttttccccctattaAAGAGTgactgaggggccaggcggtggcacacctggttaagcgcacacattacagtgcacaaggatccgggttcaagcccctggtccccacctgcagggcgaaagcttcacgagtggtgaagcaggtctgcaggtgtctctctgcctctctcctgcactatttccccctcccctcacaatttctctctgtctctgtgtcaaaataaagattttaaaaaagagtgactGAAAATATAGAAAGCACtcctatagggagtcgggcagtagcacagtgcgttaaacacatgtggcgcaaagcgcaaggaccagcataaggatcctggctcgagcccccaggggagtcgcttcacaggcggtgaagcaggtctgcaggtgtctatctttctctccccttctctgtcttcccctcgtctctccatttctctctgtcctatttaacaatgacaacagcaacaataactacaacaacaataaaaaacaaggacaacaaaagggaaaataaataaatatttaaaaaaatttaaaaaaagaaagcactccTATAACAcagtaacaacaaacaaaattactCAGTGAAGTGGACAAAGGACTTGAATAGACATTTCTCTTCAGAAGACAAATAAGTAGAGAAAATACTAGTTGAAGAGTCTCAAAGTCCCATAGCTGATCCAAGAGATCTCTGGGCTGTCCCCAGACATCCAGTGTGAAGAAACCTGGGGAGAGTTGGGGAATGTTTGCCTGAAAGGAATGGTTCTCAGAGACAAGTTGCTGGGGTGGGGCTGCACCTGCAAAGCAGTTTGTATCAGCTTGAGACAATTACCCACACAGATAGATGCTCCTTAGACTGAGGAAgctccccattcattggggaaactgacgatccttcctagccgactgaatccacatggatcccagtcactttcaaagccatttaactggctacggaagaagggcaaacgctagaagaagaaggaagctcccccactcccacccccagctcccactgcaggaTCATTACTGCCCACAGAGAAAGTAGCAACACAGAGCTAGGAAGCTCTAGTCTTCACCACCACATGGGCCCCCTCACAGGGCTTCTTGCATCCTCCTCAGCAAGGATCTTATTCCCATTGGGACCACATATGTGCTGGCATGTACTACTTGTCTAAGTATCATTACGAAGAGCGAGTGGCAGACATTCAGCAGTCAGTCAGCATTTTCTATGGTTTAAAGAAAAGAGTAgaagggccagtgaaataactcacttggaagggcattgctttgccatgtgtgcgaccAGATACAAGCCCAGCCacggcccctggcccccagcacacTGATATTGCTGCTGTGATATctctattaaaagaaataaactaaTAGACAATAGAAAAGtgagcccacctgcaaggggggaggctttgcaagtggtgaagcaagtctgcaggtgtctgtctctctctattctcccctcccctctcaatttctctctgtcctatcaaataaaataaagaaaaatgaaaaaaggtgtgggggggaagaaaaaaaaagaaagaaaagtggagagGCAGGTttgggtagatagcctaatggttatgtaaagactttcatacctgaggctccaaagccccaggttcaatccctcccccccaccccacccctccccacacactaccaccaccaccacaagccaaagctgagcagtgctctggtaataatgaagtgaagtgaagtgaagtgaagtgaagtgaagtgaagtgaagtgaagtgaagtgaagtgaagtgaagtgaagtgaagtgaagtgaagtgaagtgcgTCACTAAGACTCTTGGGCACACTGGAGTGTCAAGGGAGCCCCCTCAGGGCTCCCAACTCTGTCTGCCCTGCCAGCTGTGGCTTTGCTCTGATGGTGCTGAGTGGGCACAGGTGAGAGGCAGACTTCCATCCTGCTGCTTCCATCCTGGCTACTTACCTTTCTTGCCCACTTCCTCTGGAGTCTGGGAAGGTTTTTCTTGCCGGCTGGTAGGCAGAGCTGGTGAAGTGGGTTTCCTCTCTGTTCCTGCCTCCTCCAGGTCCTCCAGCTCCTCCTTTTTCTGTGCCTTCCTTTCTTCAGGGGGTGGTGTCGGGGGCAGCTGAAGGTCCCCACCCCCCTGGCCCTCCTTGCAGGGTTCGCTGGACTCCGGGTCTGACTTGACGGCCCGGCGGGCCAGCAGCTCTACCAAGTAAGGCCTGCTCAgtttggagagaggagaggacggtGGTGTCTGGCTGGTGGGCTTGGGGGCCAGAGCTGGCTTCTGCACCAGCGGCATTTTGTGTGCTGCCTTGTCATGCTCTGGAGCAGGGGTCTGGCCAGTGGCTGGTGGGGGTCTGGACTGAGCTATCCGGGAGCTGTCTGCAGAGTCCTTTCTGGTGGAAGGGGCCTGCTTCCTCTCGGGGGCTAGCTGGGGTTCAGGCTGGAGGGTCccgccctccctctcctcctctccgtggATGCTGCCTGGCACCTGCGGCCCAGCCTCGCCACTGTCCCCTGTGCTGCTgtgcctcttcttcttcttctgctccgTCTGCTGGTCACAGTGGAAGCGCAAGGAGTAATTGGTCCTTCTCAACTTGATTCCGAAGGGGGAGACTTTCTCCTCGGCCCCGGGGGTAACTGGGTCCACCCTTCTTGGGCCACCTGCAGTCTCGCTGCCATCGGAGGCCATCCCAGGCTCCATGTAGGCTTTCTGCGGAAGGGAAGGAAAGCTCGGGACAAGGAAAGATGGGAGGTCTTTGGCAAATTTGCACccatctgtggtgtctgttggcTCTGGGTGCACCCCTAGTTTCTCTGGGCCCTTGTGGGGTTCGCCAGCATCAGTGGCCAGAGGCTGGGGTGCAGGCTCATTACCGGATCCCAGCCCAGCTCTTTTTCTGAGACTTTCTGCTTCCGCGTTCTGTTTGGAGGTGTCGGCGCCCCCATCGGAGAATTTCTGCCAGGCAGGCATGATGGAGAActtggcgttgactggtggagTCTTCCGGGGGTTGCTGCCCCGGGAGTCGCACCGGCCCCTGGGATGGGGCTCTTCACTGGGCAGGGCCGGATCGCGCTCACCATGCTGCTCACTCTCTGCTCCCTTGAGGATTCTGGATCGAATGGATGCCCATTCTGCCAGGGCGGCCGTACTACTTGGAGACTCCTGGGGGAGCCTGGCCTTCCCAAGGCCTGCCCGGGGGTCCCCAGGGGCTCGCAGTGGGTTCTCCAAAGTAGGGACATCcgtgtgtttcttttcttctgacaGACCTAGGAGGGACTTGCAGGCCGTGTCCTTGATCTGGCTCAGGTTGACGGCAGGACCACAGAGCTGTGCCCCTGTAACAAGAATGGCCGTGTGGGGGACACTCAGGGAGGAGGGTAGGGAATGGAGGGCTGAACTGCCTTTGGGGGCCCTGGGTTCATGGGAAGCAGAGACAACTCCTGTATCTTTCAGGGGTGTCACGGGGCTCAGATTGACTTTGGGGAAGAGGATCTGCTTTCCACCGGAAGACACCTGGAAAGTGTAGGGTCTGGGCATGGTCTGCCTCTCCTCCACTTCCTGCCACCTGAGTTCCTccacttttctgtctttttctggaGCGgcactttctttcttccctgctGGAGCCAGAGTCTCCCCTGTGTATGCCTCTTGTTTGGGGGGATGATGCACATtaatctcttctctctttccctgttgtttatcatcacCATCTTGATGAAAATCTCCCCTTGGTCCTCGAAATCCTCCCAAAGGCTCAGCCTCTGCTTTCTGCTTCTCCCCAACACTTGGTTCCTTAGAGTCTTCTCTTTGCTTCTTGGGTTTCAGGTGCTCTTCTTCTGATTCCTTTGCAAAGTCATTCTGAAGTGGGCTCCTGGGGCCTCTTTTGTCCCGCTCTGCCCGTCTCCCCTCATCCACTCTCAACACTGCTCCCCCAAGCTCCCTTTCCACTTCCTGCCACCTGTGTGCCTCCATTTCTTCCTGCCGTCTttgctcttcccttctctttgccTCCTCCTGCCTCCTGAGCTCcatcatcttcctctcctcctcctgcctccTGAGCTCCatcatcttcctctcttcctcctgccTCCTGAGCTCCatcatcttcctctcttcctcctgccTCCTGAGCTCcatcatcttcctctcctcctcctgcctcctgagctccatcttcttctcttcctcctcctgcctccTGAGCTCCatcatcttcctctcttcctcctcctgcctccTGAGCTCCatcatcttcctctcttcctcctcctgcctccTGAGCTCTATcatctgcctctcctcctcctcccttcgcCTCTGTTCCTCCACTTCCTCCAGCTGCCTGAGCTCCTCcagcctcctttcctcctccacccgCTGTTTCTCAGCCTCCCTTCGTTTCTGTTCCTCCAGTTCCTCTAGTCTCCGGCATTCCTCcaactctctttcctcttctttctgctGCTGTCTCTCGGCCTCCAGCTTATCCTGCTGTCTGGGTCTCTCCAGCGGTTCAGCCTCTTCTTTCAGTTGTTCCTGCTCTTTGATCTCCAGGTGGCTCTCTTCTTCTGGCTCCCTCTGCTCTTGGCCTTGGGGAACTTGCCTTTCTACTCTCTGATGCTCCTCTTTGAGATGCTTCTTTTCTGTCTCAAGCTGcaactcttcctcctcttcctctccttcctcctccaagAGTTCTTGCCTTCTGTTCTCTTCCCAAAGCCTCCTCTCCAGGGCCTGAAGCCTTTCCTCTTCCACGCGTTTCCTCTCCGCTGCTTCAGCCTTTTGCCGTTTGCACTTAGCCTCCAGTTCTCGCCAGTATTCCTCCTGACGCCTCTTTTCTTCCTCAGAGTCCAGAGGCTCTGGCTCCTCTTGGTGACAGATTGGCTTATCATCTGCAGAGTGTCCATTCTGGTCCAGGGAAAGCTGGTGCAGAAAGGTGCCTTGGTCATCTGGACGACCCTAACattgggaagggaaagagaattaGCTTTTTTCGTTTGCAAAGGGAATCCATTGCTTAGTCTAGTCAGTGTGTGGGAGAGGCTTCTAATCTCAAGAAAGGCAGTTGTTCTGCATACAGAGACAGGTAAACCCAGGCTTCACTacaagaaaaaatgggggggggggtttgcagaGGGTAGAACACCATCTGTATGTCTACTTTCTAGTCActgtgtcatatatatatggagagagagagagagagagacagagagagagaaactgaaaaagagggacacttgcagcggcactgtttcaccacttgtgaagctccctcctccttgcagctggggactgggggtttgaacctaatctttgtacatggtgacatgtttactctaccaggtgtgcacagatgtcttctttttttttttttaaataacattattAAGGAAAAAGGaactggctttaaaaaaaattaagaaaaaaagaggccgtgtggtagcacatctggttgagtgcacatgttagattgcgcaaggacccaggttcaagcccttgatctccacctgcagggggggaaggctttgtgagtggtaaagcagggctgcaggtgtctctctgtctctctccctctctatctcccctactctctcgatttctggctgtttctatccaatgaataaaggtagttaaaataataataataataaaaaaaggcccAAGGGCTGATGGTATGAGTCATGGCAGCACTGGTATAGCAGTCCTCTCCTCCTGTTCCCAGTCTCATCTAACAACTCTTCACGGCTCTTTGAGAACAAAGGCAATGGTTCAAGTGTTTCAGAAGACGAGTAACCATTTAAGTTCAAAGTGACAGGTTGAAATCTCTAAACCAACCATAATTCTTTCAGCTCTTCAGACCCTCTTTCCAGgcaggggggcggggggtgtctcTTGCTCAGCACCTCTAGTCCTCAGGGATTCCCAGAGCGCAACCTTCCCTGAGGCTAAACAGCCTTGTGCACAAGGGGGTACTAACCCGCTTCCTCTGCCCCTTAATGTGGTTCTGAGTAACAATGGCCCTCATGCTCTGTGAAGCCCAAGGGTTCCATTTCTTTCATGAGTACCACCTGAAGCCtaacccctccccacaccccctacACTTTTATGCTACTTTTAGTATGTAGTCTTAAGACACAGTTAAAGATTGCTTGCCCAGTTTTTGTCTTCAAGTGTAAGTGGAGATTAAGTGACTCAAATGCCTTCTTCATATGAATAAAGAAGCACTGGCAAACCAACAGGCCTGAATTAGACAAGCAGAGGCCGAGAGATAGTTTACTGGGTAGGTTGTGTGTCTTGCTATATGCttgccctgagtttgagccctagcaccatatgggagatattatggtactgaaggaagctccagtgctgtggtgtctttccttctctgaatGAAGAAGTTACCAGGGAGTGGGGGAAATCGTATATGCACGAGGCCtgggctctgggggaggggggtggtgggaaaaatgaaaaatgagacTTTACCCTTCATCGACATTCGAGAAAATTGTGACTTAGGAATTCACCCTAGCCTGAAGCACCTCTGGCTAAGCCAAAGCAAAGTCAAGCTGGATTATTTTGCTAAGAAACACACTAAGAAACACAATGTTTGGGAGACCTCAGACACAGCTGGTCCCTCTCTGGAGTCCATCAAATTCCTCAGGGGACAGAAAGTCAGGaacagagtggagaggaagttgtcgggcggtagcgcagcgggttaagcacacgtgacgcaaagcacaaggactggttaggatcccggttcaagcccccagctccccacctgcaggggaatcgattcacaggcagtgaagcaggtatctctctgtctctcttcctctttatctcccccttctctctcaatttctctctgtcttatccaataacaaataaataaaccaaaaaaaaaaaaattcagagtggAGAGGAAAG
Above is a window of Erinaceus europaeus chromosome 3, mEriEur2.1, whole genome shotgun sequence DNA encoding:
- the CRACD gene encoding capping protein-inhibiting regulator of actin dynamics isoform X3; protein product: MNIWLLRSRQLGKNIKFGQPPPNAIPMKKAGSGEASLEEDLLPTGPVEIVTQQDIVLSDTENKSSDTPSTLSPLNLPGARSEMEEKVAPIKPSRPKRHLSSAGTIESVNLDAIPLAIARLDNSAAKHKLSVKPKNQRVSKRHRRLAGGRPDDQGTFLHQLSLDQNGHSADDKPICHQEEPEPLDSEEEKRRQEEYWRELEAKCKRQKAEAAERKRVEEERLQALERRLWEENRRQELLEEEGEEEEEELQLETEKKHLKEEHQRVERQVPQGQEQREPEEESHLEIKEQEQLKEEAEPLERPRQQDKLEAERQQQKEEERELEECRRLEELEEQKRREAEKQRVEEERRLEELRQLEEVEEQRRREEEERQMIELRRQEEEERKMMELRRQEEEERKMMELRRQEEEEKKMELRRQEEERKMMELRRQEEERKMMELRRQEEERKMMELRRQEEERKMMELRRQEEAKRREEQRRQEEMEAHRWQEVERELGGAVLRVDEGRRAERDKRGPRSPLQNDFAKESEEEHLKPKKQREDSKEPSVGEKQKAEAEPLGGFRGPRGDFHQDGDDKQQGKREEINVHHPPKQEAYTGETLAPAGKKESAAPEKDRKVEELRWQEVEERQTMPRPYTFQVSSGGKQILFPKVNLSPVTPLKDTGVVSASHEPRAPKGSSALHSLPSSLSVPHTAILVTGAQLCGPAVNLSQIKDTACKSLLGLSEEKKHTDVPTLENPLRAPGDPRAGLGKARLPQESPSSTAALAEWASIRSRILKGAESEQHGERDPALPSEEPHPRGRCDSRGSNPRKTPPVNAKFSIMPAWQKFSDGGADTSKQNAEAESLRKRAGLGSGNEPAPQPLATDAGEPHKGPEKLGVHPEPTDTTDGCKFAKDLPSFLVPSFPSLPQKAYMEPGMASDGSETAGGPRRVDPVTPGAEEKVSPFGIKLRRTNYSLRFHCDQQTEQKKKKRHSSTGDSGEAGPQVPGSIHGEEEREGGTLQPEPQLAPERKQAPSTRKDSADSSRIAQSRPPPATGQTPAPEHDKAAHKMPLVQKPALAPKPTSQTPPSSPLSKLSRPYLVELLARRAVKSDPESSEPCKEGQGGGDLQLPPTPPPEERKAQKKEELEDLEEAGTERKPTSPALPTSRQEKPSQTPEEVGKKAFFPTEKPVLQSRHSVDGSKLAEKAEPSQPLWITLALQKQKGFREQQATREERKQAREAKQAEKISKENVGVSPQPSGSSSVSRAASLHKPIDHPEEKKPETAVSRLERREQLKKANTLPTSVTVEISDSAPSAPLVKEVAKRLSTPDAAPVSTEPAWLALAKRKAKAWSDCPQIIK
- the CRACD gene encoding capping protein-inhibiting regulator of actin dynamics isoform X1 translates to MGTRAFSHDSIFIPDGGAESEQTVQAMSQDNILGKVKTLQRQLGKNIKFGQPPPNAIPMKKAGSGEASLEEDLLPTGPVEIVTQQDIVLSDTENKSSDTPSTLSPLNLPGARSEMEEKVAPIKPSRPKRHLSSAGTIESVNLDAIPLAIARLDNSAAKHKLSVKPKNQRVSKRHRRLAGGRPDDQGTFLHQLSLDQNGHSADDKPICHQEEPEPLDSEEEKRRQEEYWRELEAKCKRQKAEAAERKRVEEERLQALERRLWEENRRQELLEEEGEEEEEELQLETEKKHLKEEHQRVERQVPQGQEQREPEEESHLEIKEQEQLKEEAEPLERPRQQDKLEAERQQQKEEERELEECRRLEELEEQKRREAEKQRVEEERRLEELRQLEEVEEQRRREEEERQMIELRRQEEEERKMMELRRQEEEERKMMELRRQEEEEKKMELRRQEEERKMMELRRQEEERKMMELRRQEEERKMMELRRQEEERKMMELRRQEEAKRREEQRRQEEMEAHRWQEVERELGGAVLRVDEGRRAERDKRGPRSPLQNDFAKESEEEHLKPKKQREDSKEPSVGEKQKAEAEPLGGFRGPRGDFHQDGDDKQQGKREEINVHHPPKQEAYTGETLAPAGKKESAAPEKDRKVEELRWQEVEERQTMPRPYTFQVSSGGKQILFPKVNLSPVTPLKDTGVVSASHEPRAPKGSSALHSLPSSLSVPHTAILVTGAQLCGPAVNLSQIKDTACKSLLGLSEEKKHTDVPTLENPLRAPGDPRAGLGKARLPQESPSSTAALAEWASIRSRILKGAESEQHGERDPALPSEEPHPRGRCDSRGSNPRKTPPVNAKFSIMPAWQKFSDGGADTSKQNAEAESLRKRAGLGSGNEPAPQPLATDAGEPHKGPEKLGVHPEPTDTTDGCKFAKDLPSFLVPSFPSLPQKAYMEPGMASDGSETAGGPRRVDPVTPGAEEKVSPFGIKLRRTNYSLRFHCDQQTEQKKKKRHSSTGDSGEAGPQVPGSIHGEEEREGGTLQPEPQLAPERKQAPSTRKDSADSSRIAQSRPPPATGQTPAPEHDKAAHKMPLVQKPALAPKPTSQTPPSSPLSKLSRPYLVELLARRAVKSDPESSEPCKEGQGGGDLQLPPTPPPEERKAQKKEELEDLEEAGTERKPTSPALPTSRQEKPSQTPEEVGKKAFFPTEKPVLQSRHSVDGSKLAEKAEPSQPLWITLALQKQKGFREQQATREERKQAREAKQAEKISKENVGVSPQPSGSSSVSRAASLHKPIDHPEEKKPETAVSRLERREQLKKANTLPTSVTVEISDSAPSAPLVKEVAKRLSTPDAAPVSTEPAWLALAKRKAKAWSDCPQIIK
- the CRACD gene encoding capping protein-inhibiting regulator of actin dynamics isoform X2, which produces MGTRAFSHDSIFIPDGGAESEQTVQAMSQDNILGKVKTLQRQLGKNIKFGQPPPNAIPMKKAGSGEASLEEDLLPTGPVEIVTQQDIVLSDTENKSSDTPSTLSPLNLPGARSEMEEKVAPIKPSRPKRHLSSAGTIESVNLDAIPLAIARLDNSAAKHKLSVKPKNQRVSKRHRRLAGGRPDDQGTFLHQLSLDQNGHSADDKPICHQEEPEPLDSEEEKRRQEEYWRELEAKCKRQKAEAAERKRVEEERLQALERRLWEENRRQELLEEEGEEEEEELQLETEKKHLKEEHQRVERQVPQGQEQREPEEESHLEIKEQEQLKEEAEPLERPRQQDKLEAERQQQKEEERELEECRRLEELEEQKRREAEKQRVEEERRLEELRQLEEVEEQRRREEEERQMIELRRQEEEERKMMELRRQEEEERKMMELRRQEEEEKKMELRRQEEERKMMELRRQEEERKMMELRRQEEERKMMELRRQEEERKMMELRRQEEAKRREEQRRQEEMEAHRWQEVERELGGAVLRVDEGRRAERDKRGPRSPLQNDFAKESEEEHLKPKKQREDSKEPSVGEKQKAEAEPLGGFRGPRGDFHQDGDDKQQGKREEINVHHPPKQEAYTGETLAPAGKKESAAPEKDRKVEELRWQEVEERQTMPRPYTFQVSSGGKQILFPKVNLSPVTPLKDTGVVSASHEPRAPKGSSALHSLPSSLSVPHTAILVTGAQLCGPAVNLSQIKDTACKSLLGLSEEKKHTDVPTLENPLRAPGDPRAGLGKARLPQESPSSTAALAEWASIRSRILKGAESEQHGERDPALPSEEPHPRGRCDSRGSNPRKTPPVNAKFSIMPAWQKFSDGGADTSKQNAEAESLRKRAGLGSGNEPAPQPLATDAGEPHKGPEKLGVHPEPTDTTDGCKFAKDLPSFLVPSFPSLPQKAYMEPGMASDGSETAGGPRRVDPVTPGAEEKVSPFGIKLRRTNYSLRFHCDQQTEQKKKKRHSSTGDSGEAGPQVPGSIHGEEEREGGTLQPEPQLAPERKQAPSTRKDSADSSRIAQSRPPPATGQTPAPEHDKAAHKMPLVQKPALAPKPTSQTPPSSPLSKLSRPYLVELLARRAVKSDPESSEPCKEGQGGGDLQLPPTPPPEERKAQKKEELEDLEEAGTERKPTSPALPTSRQEKPSQTPEEVGKKEKPVLQSRHSVDGSKLAEKAEPSQPLWITLALQKQKGFREQQATREERKQAREAKQAEKISKENVGVSPQPSGSSSVSRAASLHKPIDHPEEKKPETAVSRLERREQLKKANTLPTSVTVEISDSAPSAPLVKEVAKRLSTPDAAPVSTEPAWLALAKRKAKAWSDCPQIIK
- the CRACD gene encoding capping protein-inhibiting regulator of actin dynamics isoform X5, translated to MGEQKVSRQFKQCHRTTSWAKSKLFSRLSSMFLRQLGKNIKFGQPPPNAIPMKKAGSGEASLEEDLLPTGPVEIVTQQDIVLSDTENKSSDTPSTLSPLNLPGARSEMEEKVAPIKPSRPKRHLSSAGTIESVNLDAIPLAIARLDNSAAKHKLSVKPKNQRVSKRHRRLAGGRPDDQGTFLHQLSLDQNGHSADDKPICHQEEPEPLDSEEEKRRQEEYWRELEAKCKRQKAEAAERKRVEEERLQALERRLWEENRRQELLEEEGEEEEEELQLETEKKHLKEEHQRVERQVPQGQEQREPEEESHLEIKEQEQLKEEAEPLERPRQQDKLEAERQQQKEEERELEECRRLEELEEQKRREAEKQRVEEERRLEELRQLEEVEEQRRREEEERQMIELRRQEEEERKMMELRRQEEEERKMMELRRQEEEEKKMELRRQEEERKMMELRRQEEERKMMELRRQEEERKMMELRRQEEERKMMELRRQEEAKRREEQRRQEEMEAHRWQEVERELGGAVLRVDEGRRAERDKRGPRSPLQNDFAKESEEEHLKPKKQREDSKEPSVGEKQKAEAEPLGGFRGPRGDFHQDGDDKQQGKREEINVHHPPKQEAYTGETLAPAGKKESAAPEKDRKVEELRWQEVEERQTMPRPYTFQVSSGGKQILFPKVNLSPVTPLKDTGVVSASHEPRAPKGSSALHSLPSSLSVPHTAILVTGAQLCGPAVNLSQIKDTACKSLLGLSEEKKHTDVPTLENPLRAPGDPRAGLGKARLPQESPSSTAALAEWASIRSRILKGAESEQHGERDPALPSEEPHPRGRCDSRGSNPRKTPPVNAKFSIMPAWQKFSDGGADTSKQNAEAESLRKRAGLGSGNEPAPQPLATDAGEPHKGPEKLGVHPEPTDTTDGCKFAKDLPSFLVPSFPSLPQKAYMEPGMASDGSETAGGPRRVDPVTPGAEEKVSPFGIKLRRTNYSLRFHCDQQTEQKKKKRHSSTGDSGEAGPQVPGSIHGEEEREGGTLQPEPQLAPERKQAPSTRKDSADSSRIAQSRPPPATGQTPAPEHDKAAHKMPLVQKPALAPKPTSQTPPSSPLSKLSRPYLVELLARRAVKSDPESSEPCKEGQGGGDLQLPPTPPPEERKAQKKEELEDLEEAGTERKPTSPALPTSRQEKPSQTPEEVGKKEKPVLQSRHSVDGSKLAEKAEPSQPLWITLALQKQKGFREQQATREERKQAREAKQAEKISKENVGVSPQPSGSSSVSRAASLHKPIDHPEEKKPETAVSRLERREQLKKANTLPTSVTVEISDSAPSAPLVKEVAKRLSTPDAAPVSTEPAWLALAKRKAKAWSDCPQIIK